Sequence from the Rutidosis leptorrhynchoides isolate AG116_Rl617_1_P2 chromosome 3, CSIRO_AGI_Rlap_v1, whole genome shotgun sequence genome:
GACCACTTTTTGAAAAGTACTTGAGGGAAGGACAAAAGTAAATCTAAAAATTCAGTGGTTGAGGTTTAAGGAAGAGATGTGGTTGGTGGAAAAGTTGtttggacattaaaagaaaagcatAAAGGACAAAGAAATTTGCCAGACATCAGGCGACTCTctacacggtcgaccgtggttcgaccgtgcgtgatcATGATAGAATTTTATGGAGTGtgttccatcattcccaacccattcctaagcaAGTTAAAGGTTTCCTTTTTAAGGGGCGTAGTGAATATGTCAGCTATGTTTTCCGCAGATTCTACCTTATCTATTACAATATTACTATTTTGGATGTGGTCACGAAGGAaatggtgcctaatgtctatgtgtttagtcctagagtgtaatatttgatttttcgATAGGTCTATAGCACTTTTGTTATCACAACATATGGGTATTTCGGATGAGATGATACCGTAATAGAGGAAGGTTTGCTTCATCCATAACACTTGTGCGCACGCTCTTCCCATGGctacatattcggcttcggtggtagacAATGCAACAGATGTTTGCTTCTTTGAGAACCATGACGTTAAACAAAGCCCCACGAACGTGCATACTCCACTTGTGATTTTTCTATCAATCATTGATCCACCATGATCGGAATCCGCAAAGCACATAATATAAATCCTGATAAACTTTGGATACCATAACCCAAGATGCATTGTTCCCTTTAAGTatctaaagatccttttaacgGCCTCTACATGCGACGTCTTTGGATTTTCTTGAAATCTTGCACATAAGCACACGCTAAACATGATGTCGGGCCGACTTGCCATTAAATAAAGAAGGGGTCCAATCATTCCCCTATATTTAGAACTATCAAATGGTTCTCCTTCTCCTTCTAAAGTAAGTTTCACATTTGTTTCCATCGGAGTCGCCattggttttgagttctccattccGAATTTCTTGAGCATTTCATGAACGtatttttgttgattgatgaatgttccatcttctagttgcttgatttgtagtccaagaaagaacttgagttcatccatcatgctcatttcaaactcatcatgcattaactttgaaaactcattgctaagagattcgttagtagatccaaatacaatatcatcaacatatatttgaattatgactaaatccttttcatgccttttgataaagagtgtattatcaatttttcccatttcaaacccattatttattaagaatgttctaagtctttcataccatgctctaggggcttgtttaagtccatagagagcctttttaagtttataaacatgatAAGGTTTCTCGAAACCTTTAAACCCCAGAGGTTGTGATACATAAACTTCTTCATTTATGAAACCATTTAAAAAGgaacttttgacatccatttgataaagtttGAAATTATTAGCACATGCACATGCACATGCACATGCACatgcaagaagtattcttattgactctagcctagcgacgggagcaaatgttttatcataatcaattccctcttgttggctatatccttgtgcaactagtctagctttgtttctaactacTTTGCCATCCTCATCTAGTTTATTTCTATAGACCCATTTTGTACATGTGATGTTGCTCTCTCTCGATaaaggaaccaaatcccatacatcactcctttggaattgatttaattcctcttgcatagcttctatccaactttcatctaatagggattccttaatatttttgggttctatttgTGAGATAAAAGCATAGTTGGCAATTAGGTTAAATGCTTATGACCTAGTGGTTCTAGTGTTGATGTCTCCTATGACTTGGTCTATGGGATGATCTTTTATATGTTTAATATCTATTGAGGATGCT
This genomic interval carries:
- the LOC139902608 gene encoding secreted RxLR effector protein 161-like; the encoded protein is MATPMETNVKLTLEGEGEPFDSSKYRGMIGPLLYLMASRPDIMFSVCLCARFQENPKTSHVEAVKRIFRYLKGTMHLGLWYPKFIRIYIMCFADSDHGGSMIDRKITSGVCTFVGLCLTSWFSKKQTSVALSTTEAEYVAMGRACAQEMTNTRNQRIMNNRQHMETRTLHEERVVHHTEFPE